Proteins encoded in a region of the Clostridium butyricum genome:
- the cobT gene encoding nicotinate-nucleotide--dimethylbenzimidazole phosphoribosyltransferase — translation MKLKEAIKEINNLDERSIDEAIRRWDSIAKPLKSLGLLEEAVIKIAGITKCSRVSLNKKALIIMCADNGVVEEGVTQTGQEITANVTENFTNEKATVSIMAKSIGIDVFPVDIGIYRDMDRTLNKNEEMIPFNILNRKIAYGTDNILKGPAMSRENAIKAIETGINLVGNMKECGYNIIATGEMGIGNTTTSSAIASVLLNAPVEEVTGKGAGLTSKGLERKIQVIKESIRLNDPDLNDPIDVLSKVGGYDIAGLAGVFIGGAVYNIPIVIDGFISAVAALVASKIEHKTIEYMLPSHVSKEPAGKMLLEALDLKPFITCEMCLGEGSGAVALLPILDMACTVYNKMSSFNDIGIEQYKPL, via the coding sequence ATGAAGCTTAAAGAGGCTATAAAAGAAATAAATAACTTGGATGAAAGGTCTATAGATGAAGCTATTAGAAGATGGGACAGTATTGCAAAACCATTAAAAAGTCTTGGATTGCTTGAAGAAGCTGTGATTAAGATTGCTGGAATAACAAAATGTAGTAGAGTTAGCTTGAATAAAAAAGCTTTAATTATAATGTGTGCAGATAATGGTGTAGTTGAAGAGGGAGTTACTCAAACAGGTCAAGAAATTACTGCAAATGTAACAGAAAATTTTACAAATGAAAAGGCAACCGTAAGTATAATGGCTAAATCAATAGGAATTGATGTTTTTCCAGTTGATATTGGAATTTATAGAGATATGGATAGAACTTTAAATAAGAATGAAGAGATGATTCCATTTAATATTTTAAACAGAAAAATAGCATATGGTACAGATAACATATTAAAGGGACCTGCAATGAGCAGGGAAAATGCGATAAAGGCTATTGAAACAGGAATAAACCTAGTTGGAAATATGAAGGAATGTGGATACAATATTATAGCAACTGGTGAAATGGGCATTGGAAATACAACTACAAGCAGTGCAATAGCATCAGTATTATTAAATGCACCTGTAGAAGAAGTAACAGGAAAAGGAGCGGGATTAACATCGAAAGGTCTTGAAAGAAAAATTCAAGTTATAAAAGAATCTATAAGATTAAATGATCCTGATTTAAATGATCCTATAGATGTTTTATCTAAAGTTGGAGGATACGATATTGCAGGACTCGCAGGAGTGTTTATTGGCGGAGCAGTATATAATATTCCAATAGTAATCGATGGATTTATATCAGCAGTTGCAGCTCTTGTTGCATCTAAAATTGAACATAAAACAATTGAGTATATGCTTCCTTCACATGTATCAAAAGAGCCAGCTGGAAAGATGCTTCTTGAAGCTCTTGATTTAAAACCATTTATTACATGTGAAATGTGTCTTGGAGAAGGCAGTGGTGCAGTAGCCTTACTTCCAATTTTAGATATGGCTTGCACTGTATATAATAAAATGAGCAGCTTTAATGATATTGGAATAGAACAATATAAACCTTTATAG
- a CDS encoding zinc-ribbon domain-containing protein produces the protein MTDKTIVCRDCGNEFIFTVGEQEFYKEKGFENEPVRCADCRRAKKEQNRR, from the coding sequence ATGACAGATAAGACAATAGTATGCAGAGATTGCGGGAATGAATTCATATTTACAGTAGGAGAACAAGAATTCTACAAAGAAAAAGGATTTGAAAATGAACCTGTAAGATGTGCAGATTGTAGAAGAGCTAAAAAAGAACAAAATAGAAGATAA
- a CDS encoding preprotein translocase subunit YajC has protein sequence MDAKNILFISLIVVVFICYIVISTIIRYKGIKENNEKHLKFLNELNIGDKVLLNSGIFGTLKDKNKDSYSVEISKSTVIKVLSSSIIGRG, from the coding sequence ATGGATGCTAAAAATATACTTTTTATATCCTTAATAGTAGTAGTATTTATTTGTTACATTGTTATCTCTACTATTATTAGGTATAAGGGAATTAAGGAAAATAATGAGAAGCATTTAAAGTTTCTTAATGAACTTAATATTGGTGATAAAGTATTATTAAACTCTGGGATTTTTGGAACTTTAAAAGATAAAAATAAAGATAGTTATTCTGTTGAGATAAGCAAAAGTACTGTAATAAAGGTTTTGTCATCTAGTATTATAGGAAGAGGTTGA
- a CDS encoding PTS sugar transporter subunit IIB produces the protein MENKPNIKMVRVDERLIHGQGQLWIKSLGANLVIVANDKVSTDNIQQTLMKSIVSKDIGVRFWTIDRTNEVIWKAAPHQTIFTVVKSCEDALRLVEGGFPIEELNIGNVHAAEGKEKISQFIYLGENDKEALRILRDKYNVKFNTKTSPVSDDGVKSIEALNNAL, from the coding sequence ATGGAAAATAAACCAAATATAAAAATGGTGCGTGTTGATGAAAGATTGATACATGGACAAGGACAATTGTGGATTAAAAGTTTAGGTGCTAACTTAGTAATAGTTGCAAATGATAAGGTGTCAACAGATAATATTCAACAAACCTTAATGAAATCGATTGTATCTAAAGATATTGGAGTACGTTTTTGGACTATTGATAGAACGAATGAAGTAATTTGGAAAGCAGCTCCACATCAAACTATTTTCACAGTTGTTAAATCTTGTGAAGATGCTCTTAGATTAGTAGAGGGTGGATTCCCTATAGAAGAGTTAAACATAGGTAATGTTCATGCAGCAGAAGGCAAAGAAAAAATTTCTCAATTTATTTATTTAGGAGAAAATGATAAAGAAGCATTGCGTATATTAAGAGATAAATATAATGTGAAGTTTAATACGAAGACATCACCTGTATCAGATGATGGAGTTAAGTCCATAGAAGCTTTAAATAATGCTCTATAG
- a CDS encoding PTS mannose/fructose/sorbose/N-acetylgalactosamine transporter subunit IIC, giving the protein MEISLTQAILIGLITAFCYAGQLLGIYTNRSIIMAFFVGLVLGDIPTALTFGALAELAFMGFGVGAGGTVPPNQLGPGIVGTIMAITLKNQGVTPESALSLSFPFAVLFQLVTTAIYTALSGTTDNAKKLLKQGKYGKFNLLANSTVIAFLVVGFIIGIISAVSLPALQSFVNVLPQWLIKGLSIAGGLIPAIGFAMIMSVMLKKEFIPYVLLGYICVSYLQLPTMAIALAGTVFALIVYNLNSSNAQKVVAESYVNVSDEEDFSNGI; this is encoded by the coding sequence ATGGAAATATCATTAACTCAGGCAATTTTAATAGGATTAATTACTGCATTTTGTTATGCAGGACAATTACTTGGTATATATACAAATCGTTCAATTATTATGGCATTTTTCGTAGGACTTGTTTTAGGGGATATTCCTACAGCACTAACTTTTGGAGCTTTAGCTGAATTAGCATTCATGGGATTTGGTGTAGGTGCAGGTGGAACAGTTCCTCCAAATCAATTAGGGCCTGGTATAGTAGGGACAATTATGGCAATTACATTAAAGAATCAAGGAGTTACTCCTGAATCAGCGTTATCTCTATCATTCCCATTTGCAGTATTATTCCAATTAGTTACTACAGCTATATATACTGCATTATCAGGTACAACAGATAATGCTAAAAAATTATTAAAACAAGGAAAGTATGGTAAATTTAATTTACTTGCAAATAGTACAGTAATTGCATTTTTAGTAGTTGGATTTATTATAGGAATTATTTCAGCAGTAAGTTTACCTGCATTACAATCGTTTGTAAATGTTTTACCTCAATGGTTGATAAAAGGATTATCAATAGCTGGAGGACTTATACCTGCAATCGGATTTGCAATGATAATGTCAGTTATGCTTAAGAAGGAATTTATACCATATGTTCTATTAGGTTATATATGCGTATCATATTTACAATTACCAACTATGGCTATTGCGTTAGCTGGTACAGTATTTGCTTTAATTGTTTATAATTTAAACTCTAGTAATGCTCAGAAGGTAGTAGCTGAGAGCTATGTTAATGTTTCTGATGAGGAGGATTTTTCAAATGGAATCTAG
- a CDS encoding PTS system mannose/fructose/sorbose family transporter subunit IID translates to MESRKPVLKQRDYLNTTLRSYFLQNGFNYNSYQGTGYLFVILPVLKKIYKDDPEKLKEVAISNIEFYNINPHTLPFETSMHMAMYDHGEDIENSRSIKMALMGPLAGIGDSIAQFGLAPLFSTIFAGLAMNGLTFAPMAFWITMIISMLTIKLLMGYLGYKLGTSVIDTLSEKIGQVSHAAGIVGVTVISALSVSFVKAKIGIQYATTLASGEEQVVSIQTILDKILPNMLPAVITIIVFILVKKYKWSTYKLLALLFVLGIGLSYFGILV, encoded by the coding sequence ATGGAATCTAGAAAACCTGTATTAAAACAAAGAGATTATTTAAATACAACCCTTAGAAGTTATTTTTTACAAAATGGATTTAACTATAATTCATATCAAGGAACAGGATATTTATTTGTAATCCTACCAGTATTGAAAAAGATATATAAGGATGATCCAGAAAAATTAAAAGAAGTTGCAATTTCAAATATAGAATTTTACAATATAAATCCTCATACATTACCATTTGAAACTAGTATGCATATGGCAATGTATGATCATGGCGAAGATATTGAAAATTCACGTAGTATAAAGATGGCATTAATGGGACCATTGGCAGGAATAGGTGATTCGATTGCACAATTTGGTTTAGCACCATTATTTTCAACTATATTTGCTGGATTAGCTATGAACGGATTAACTTTTGCTCCTATGGCTTTCTGGATAACTATGATAATTTCTATGTTAACTATTAAGTTATTAATGGGATATTTAGGCTATAAATTAGGTACAAGTGTAATCGATACATTGAGTGAGAAAATAGGTCAAGTTTCTCATGCTGCTGGTATAGTAGGTGTTACAGTTATATCTGCATTATCAGTTAGTTTTGTAAAAGCAAAAATAGGTATTCAATATGCTACTACTCTTGCATCAGGTGAAGAGCAAGTTGTTTCTATTCAAACAATTTTAGATAAAATACTTCCAAACATGTTACCTGCTGTTATTACTATAATAGTATTCATATTAGTAAAGAAATACAAATGGTCAACATATAAGTTATTAGCTTTACTATTTGTATTAGGTATTGGACTTTCGTATTTTGGTATTTTAGTTTAG
- a CDS encoding PTS sugar transporter subunit IIA, with amino-acid sequence MCKLVIVGHGNFPSGVLSAVSLLVGNNENICAFDLDKNETHEGFEQKIKELLDNNDKVIVVADLTGGAPHQIAARLILESGKMNQYIISGINLALVVDLAMKCCFSEVEEEELETMLLDSVNDSKETMTLLSNRM; translated from the coding sequence ATGTGTAAATTAGTAATTGTAGGGCATGGTAATTTTCCAAGTGGAGTTTTATCAGCAGTATCTTTATTAGTAGGAAATAATGAAAATATATGTGCTTTTGATTTAGATAAGAACGAAACACATGAAGGATTCGAACAAAAAATAAAAGAATTATTAGATAATAATGATAAGGTTATAGTTGTTGCTGATTTAACTGGTGGAGCACCACATCAAATAGCTGCTCGATTAATATTAGAATCAGGCAAAATGAATCAATATATTATTTCAGGAATTAATCTTGCTTTAGTTGTAGACTTAGCAATGAAATGTTGCTTTAGTGAGGTTGAGGAAGAAGAGCTTGAAACAATGTTATTAGATTCTGTTAATGATAGCAAAGAAACAATGACTTTATTATCTAATAGGATGTAA
- a CDS encoding GntR family transcriptional regulator has translation MLAKYEIIKQDIIQMIEEKKFKPGDKIYSEGELKKIYNVSSTTVVRALQDLVLSGYLIRKQGEGTYVRKSFKHRRAFFDEGSPIIEEFKNEYNEKKIIESKKILIVKEIEDAEIAEKLKVRANETLVKFCRVSYVNDTPWQVQNSYIPKKYLKKFDYNNLNENDRVSDEIKKALDINLMTLPMKQKIQVEFPISLKSLCDVLKVDENTPLYKLERITYYPAQIPFEFIRSYIHYKFYSIEIQTEDNV, from the coding sequence ATGCTTGCAAAATATGAAATTATAAAACAAGACATTATTCAGATGATTGAAGAAAAAAAGTTTAAGCCTGGAGATAAAATTTATTCTGAGGGAGAGTTAAAAAAAATTTACAATGTTAGTAGTACAACTGTTGTTAGAGCTCTTCAAGATTTAGTTTTAAGTGGCTACCTTATTAGAAAACAAGGAGAAGGAACTTATGTAAGGAAATCATTTAAGCATAGACGTGCTTTCTTTGATGAGGGAAGTCCAATAATTGAAGAATTTAAGAATGAGTATAATGAGAAAAAGATAATAGAAAGTAAAAAAATATTAATTGTAAAAGAAATAGAAGATGCGGAGATTGCTGAAAAATTAAAAGTTAGAGCTAATGAGACTTTAGTTAAATTTTGTAGAGTGAGTTATGTTAATGATACACCATGGCAAGTTCAAAATAGCTATATTCCAAAGAAGTATTTAAAGAAATTTGATTATAATAATTTAAATGAAAATGATAGAGTTTCTGATGAAATAAAAAAAGCTTTGGATATAAATTTAATGACTTTACCTATGAAACAAAAAATACAAGTAGAGTTTCCAATTTCGTTAAAAAGTTTATGTGATGTATTAAAAGTTGATGAAAATACACCATTATATAAATTAGAAAGAATTACTTATTATCCTGCTCAAATACCATTTGAATTTATAAGAAGCTATATACATTATAAATTTTACTCTATAGAAATTCAAACTGAAGATAATGTTTAA
- a CDS encoding bifunctional adenosylcobinamide kinase/adenosylcobinamide-phosphate guanylyltransferase: MLTLITGGSGSGKSEFAEDLSVSYKSNNLIYIATMFLYDNESLKKVERHKRMRDHKNFKTIECFKNLKSLFISNNSTVLIDCMSNLVANEMYLEGGAKDKTVQEVIRGIESINNQAENLVIVTNEVFSDGIVYDDDTMRYIRNLGEINKEIGKKADNVVEVVYSIPIFHKGGI, encoded by the coding sequence ATGTTAACATTAATAACTGGAGGAAGTGGAAGTGGTAAGTCAGAGTTTGCTGAAGACTTATCAGTATCTTATAAATCAAATAATTTAATTTATATTGCCACTATGTTTCTCTATGATAATGAGTCTTTAAAAAAAGTTGAAAGACATAAAAGAATGAGAGACCATAAAAATTTTAAGACCATAGAATGTTTTAAAAATTTAAAGTCATTATTTATATCAAATAATTCAACAGTTCTTATTGATTGTATGTCAAATCTAGTAGCAAATGAGATGTATCTTGAAGGTGGAGCAAAAGATAAGACAGTACAAGAAGTAATAAGAGGTATAGAATCAATAAATAATCAAGCAGAAAATTTAGTAATAGTGACGAATGAAGTATTCTCAGATGGTATTGTTTATGATGATGACACAATGAGATATATAAGAAATCTAGGTGAAATAAATAAAGAAATTGGAAAGAAAGCTGACAATGTAGTTGAAGTTGTTTATTCTATTCCAATTTTTCATAAAGGAGGTATTTAA
- the kduI gene encoding 5-dehydro-4-deoxy-D-glucuronate isomerase: protein MEIRYAHSPKDIEHYSTKELCNEFLQKRIFSPGEICLTYLHYDRQIFGGVTPKDKPLEIIFSKELGVDYFLERRELGIINIGGPGTIIIDGKEEEMKKQDGYYIGKETKQVIFKSKDLNNLAKFYVVSTPAHYKYPNVKISIDNITPRIVGEGKTLNKRRIFQYIHPNVCESCQLQMGYTILEEGSAWNTMPCHTHERRMETYLYFDMNEETKVFHMMGKPDETKHIIVGNEEAVISPSWSIHSGVGTSNYTFIWAMCGENITYDDMDMVSMNELR from the coding sequence ATGGAAATTAGATATGCACATAGTCCTAAAGATATAGAGCATTATTCAACTAAAGAATTATGCAATGAATTTTTACAAAAAAGAATATTTTCACCTGGTGAGATTTGTTTGACGTATTTGCATTATGATCGTCAGATCTTCGGAGGAGTGACACCTAAAGACAAGCCTTTAGAAATAATTTTTTCGAAAGAACTTGGAGTAGATTATTTCTTAGAGCGTAGAGAGCTTGGAATTATTAATATAGGTGGACCGGGAACAATAATTATTGATGGTAAAGAAGAAGAAATGAAAAAACAAGACGGATATTACATCGGAAAAGAAACAAAGCAAGTGATATTTAAATCTAAGGATTTAAATAATCTAGCAAAATTCTATGTTGTTTCAACACCTGCACATTATAAATATCCAAATGTTAAAATAAGCATAGATAATATAACACCAAGGATTGTTGGTGAAGGAAAAACGTTAAATAAGAGAAGAATATTCCAATATATTCATCCCAATGTATGTGAAAGTTGTCAATTGCAAATGGGATATACAATTCTTGAAGAAGGCAGTGCTTGGAATACAATGCCGTGTCATACTCATGAAAGACGTATGGAAACATATCTGTATTTTGATATGAATGAAGAAACGAAGGTTTTTCATATGATGGGTAAACCGGATGAGACTAAACATATTATAGTAGGAAATGAAGAAGCTGTTATATCTCCAAGTTGGTCAATACATTCAGGAGTAGGGACAAGTAATTATACATTCATATGGGCAATGTGTGGAGAAAATATCACATATGATGATATGGATATGGTTTCTATGAATGAATTAAGATAA
- a CDS encoding glycoside hydrolase family 88 protein, whose amino-acid sequence MRNIIKEPLIRSERYFNRGFLTKETIEVALDKCIRKIDRNIEIFGENFPTPATKDNTYGVMDNTEWTNGFWTGILWLAYEYTKDNKYKELAEKNVESFYNRIVNNIEVSHHDLGFLYIPSCVSAYKLTGNKMAYDAAIMAADALIKRYQEKGEFIQAWGELGVADNYRLIVDCLLNIPLLYWATEVTEEEKYKEIAEKHFKTTIANAVRDNASAYHTFYFDPSTGNPVGGKTRQGYSDDSSWARGQAWLIYGIALNHFHNINEENINTFEAVANYFINRLPEDFICYWDLIFNDGSGQSRDSSSAAIAVCGFNLMDKFLLETDEMKSVYRYVQHSMLASLINNYTDDLTDGATALINHGVYSWHSGKGVDEGNIWGDYFYMESLIRFYKSWEMYW is encoded by the coding sequence ATGCGCAATATTATAAAAGAACCGTTGATTCGTAGTGAACGTTATTTTAATCGTGGTTTCTTAACTAAAGAAACAATTGAAGTAGCATTAGATAAATGTATAAGAAAAATAGATAGAAATATAGAAATATTTGGAGAGAATTTTCCAACACCAGCAACTAAAGATAACACTTATGGTGTCATGGATAATACTGAATGGACCAATGGATTTTGGACAGGAATTTTATGGTTGGCATATGAATATACAAAAGACAATAAATATAAGGAATTGGCAGAGAAAAATGTTGAGTCATTTTATAATAGAATTGTAAATAATATTGAAGTTAGTCACCATGATTTAGGATTTCTTTATATACCATCATGCGTTAGTGCTTATAAATTAACAGGAAATAAGATGGCGTATGATGCAGCAATTATGGCTGCAGATGCACTTATTAAACGTTATCAAGAAAAGGGTGAATTCATACAAGCATGGGGTGAACTAGGTGTTGCTGACAATTATAGATTAATTGTAGATTGCCTTTTAAATATTCCTTTATTATATTGGGCAACAGAAGTAACAGAAGAAGAAAAATATAAAGAAATTGCTGAAAAACACTTTAAAACAACGATTGCAAATGCGGTTAGAGATAATGCTTCTGCATATCACACATTCTATTTTGATCCTTCAACTGGAAATCCTGTTGGTGGTAAGACTAGACAAGGATATTCAGATGATTCTAGCTGGGCAAGAGGTCAAGCTTGGTTAATTTACGGAATAGCATTAAATCATTTTCACAATATAAATGAAGAGAATATAAATACTTTTGAAGCAGTAGCAAATTATTTTATAAATAGATTACCAGAAGATTTTATATGTTATTGGGATTTAATTTTTAATGATGGTTCTGGACAATCAAGAGATTCATCTTCAGCAGCAATAGCAGTTTGTGGTTTTAATTTAATGGACAAGTTCCTATTAGAAACTGATGAAATGAAGAGTGTTTATAGATATGTACAGCACTCAATGTTAGCTAGTTTAATAAATAATTATACTGATGATTTGACTGATGGAGCTACAGCACTTATAAATCATGGAGTATATTCTTGGCATTCAGGTAAAGGTGTAGATGAAGGTAATATTTGGGGAGATTATTTCTATATGGAATCTTTAATTAGATTTTATAAAAGTTGGGAAATGTATTGGTAA
- a CDS encoding heparinase II/III family protein yields MITFDLINKYSNEFLSNDWKSFVKENCKKEIKRAKFQGDLLCNNIIIYNDPMDMEATSIPYKFDGVEWNRSANSDPEWIYMLNRNGFMVDLAIAYRVTENKKYIEKWKEYLFKFIKYNGTPSEYNKDSWRSLDTGIRLSNWMRSLIYLGSDLNLTEQEIEMLEESLKIHVEFLYKAYTPKQLLSNWGVLLITGVLSASILFPELVDEEHKKWSWSLLEDQLDIQFYQDGIQWEQSPMYHHEVVLSSAYVMMHAEYTNHHVPINIREKLKPLVEASQFYKNHNEDLLSLHDSDNVDFSYVYSIYRCLGLANEVNSENEKGILFVGSMYKDKYISYENSSINGCFKQIDSGFLAYKDDNHLITLFNGRHGSAHGHATVGSVTINLNKHDIIGDPGRFTYLYNSPLRTGLKKQWMHNTVDVDNREDFKISGDSSYAEVQDPIGNSYNQKGNYIALEGVWSGRANVKEDHDVLEKNLYTIRRTSFIENKMNIVIVFTAIDYPGEHKWRSIYNIHPTARCIKTGDKAVIESENMNFVVDSLDGDPFVKLTSVFSTKYNQLCNNDKLVSNSSFIDRGIKIEAFYEKDTVKIKPLYVHQNGKSEQAEKDKMIGFEVKSLNSDEEFSIFYCAFDTFKGDKIYYSEKGQGIFGKLTVFNKDNKRIKLL; encoded by the coding sequence ATGATAACTTTTGATCTAATTAATAAATATAGCAATGAATTTTTATCAAATGATTGGAAAAGCTTTGTTAAAGAGAATTGCAAAAAAGAAATAAAAAGAGCAAAATTTCAAGGTGATTTACTTTGTAACAACATAATAATTTATAACGATCCTATGGATATGGAAGCGACTTCTATTCCTTATAAATTCGATGGCGTAGAATGGAATAGAAGCGCTAATTCAGATCCGGAATGGATATATATGTTAAACCGTAATGGATTTATGGTTGACTTAGCAATTGCTTATAGGGTTACTGAAAATAAAAAATATATAGAAAAATGGAAGGAGTATCTTTTTAAATTTATTAAATATAATGGAACTCCTTCTGAATATAATAAAGATTCGTGGCGTAGTCTTGACACTGGTATAAGATTATCTAATTGGATGAGAAGTCTTATATATTTAGGAAGTGATTTAAATTTAACTGAACAAGAAATAGAGATGTTAGAAGAATCACTGAAGATACATGTAGAATTTTTATATAAAGCGTACACACCAAAGCAATTACTAAGTAACTGGGGAGTTTTACTTATCACAGGTGTACTTTCAGCATCTATTTTGTTCCCTGAATTAGTAGATGAAGAGCATAAAAAATGGTCATGGAGCTTATTGGAAGATCAACTTGACATCCAATTTTATCAAGATGGAATACAATGGGAACAGAGTCCTATGTATCATCATGAAGTTGTATTAAGCAGTGCATATGTTATGATGCATGCTGAATACACAAATCATCATGTTCCAATTAATATTAGAGAAAAGTTAAAACCTTTAGTGGAAGCATCACAATTTTACAAAAATCATAATGAAGATCTTCTTTCTTTACATGATAGTGATAATGTTGACTTTTCATATGTATATAGCATATATAGATGTTTGGGCTTAGCAAATGAAGTTAATTCTGAAAATGAAAAAGGAATATTATTTGTTGGAAGTATGTATAAGGACAAGTATATAAGTTATGAAAATAGTTCGATTAATGGATGCTTTAAACAAATAGATAGTGGATTTCTAGCATATAAAGATGATAACCATTTAATAACATTATTTAATGGAAGACATGGAAGTGCTCATGGACATGCTACTGTTGGAAGTGTGACTATTAATTTAAATAAACATGATATTATAGGAGATCCAGGGAGATTTACTTACCTATATAATTCTCCATTAAGAACAGGTTTAAAGAAACAATGGATGCATAACACTGTAGATGTTGATAATAGAGAAGATTTTAAAATTAGTGGAGATTCTTCATATGCAGAAGTACAAGATCCAATAGGTAATTCTTATAATCAAAAAGGCAATTATATAGCGTTGGAAGGAGTATGGTCTGGAAGGGCTAATGTCAAAGAGGACCATGATGTTTTAGAAAAGAATCTATATACAATCAGAAGAACTTCTTTTATAGAAAACAAAATGAATATTGTAATTGTGTTTACAGCAATTGATTATCCTGGTGAGCATAAATGGCGTTCAATATACAATATTCACCCAACAGCAAGATGTATTAAAACAGGTGACAAAGCAGTTATTGAATCAGAAAACATGAATTTTGTAGTCGATTCATTAGATGGAGATCCTTTTGTTAAATTAACGAGTGTTTTCTCAACTAAATATAACCAATTGTGTAATAATGATAAGTTAGTATCTAATTCTTCTTTTATAGACAGAGGAATTAAGATAGAAGCTTTTTATGAGAAGGATACTGTTAAGATTAAACCTTTATATGTTCATCAAAATGGTAAATCTGAACAAGCTGAGAAGGATAAGATGATTGGCTTTGAAGTGAAAAGTTTAAATAGTGATGAAGAATTTTCAATATTCTACTGTGCTTTTGATACCTTTAAAGGTGATAAGATTTACTATAGCGAAAAAGGACAAGGCATTTTTGGAAAATTAACTGTTTTTAATAAAGATAATAAGAGAATTAAGCTTTTATAA